In Kordiimonas sp. SCSIO 12610, the sequence ATGGGCTAGGGGCTAGGTTGCCGCCAAAGATTCTTTAAGGAAACTCAATCTTATCAAAGTGGGTTTTCTTAATGCTGTGACCTCTTATTGACTGGTATAAATGCCTATGTCCACTTCTGTATCCTCTGCATCCAAGACTGCGATGCCTTTCCAAAAAATGATCCTGACCTTGCAGGAATACTGGGCACGTCCAGAAAATGGCGGCTGCGTGATCCTACAGCCCTATGATATGGAAATGGGCGCGGGGACATTTCATACGGCGACAACACTGAAAACATTGGGTCCAGAGCCTTGGAATGCGGCCTTCGTACAGCCATGCCGCCGCCCAACTGATGGCCGTTACGGCGAAAACCCGAACCGATTGCAGCATTATTACCAGTTTCAGGTGGTTTTGAAACCAAGCCCCGCCAACATGCAGGACCTTTACCTTGGCAGTTTGAAGGCAATCGGGATTGACGCAGACCTTCATGATATTCGCTTTGTTGAGGATGATTGGGAAAGCCCAACCCTCGGGGCATGGGGCCTAGGCTGGGAAATCTGGTGTGACGGTATGGAAGTGAGCCAATATACCTATTTCCAGCAAATGGGCGGCTTTGACTGCAAGCCTGTCGCTGGTGAACTGACGTATGGTCTGGAGCGCCTTGCGATGTTCGTGCAGGGCGTCGATAATGTTTATGATCTGGATTATAACGGCGCAGGCGTCACGTACGGTGATGTATTTCTCGAGAATGAGAAACAACAGTCTGCCTTCAATTTCGAGCATGCCAATACCGAAAAGCTTTTCCGTGATTTTGCTGAAGCGCAAGACGAGTGCGCGAAACTGTTGGAAGCAAAATTACCGCTGCCTGCCTATGAGCAATGTATCCGTGCAAGCCACACCTTCAACTTGCTCGACGCGCGCGGTGTGATTTCGGTTACGGAACGACAGGCCTATATTGGCCGCGTGCGCGACCTTGCTAAAGGGTGCTGTGACGTATGGATTGAAAAGAACGAAGATCGTTGGAAAAACGACTATGGATGGGAGAAATAAAATGGCTGATCTCCTGATTGAATTATTCTCGGAAGAAATTCCTGCACGGATGCAGAAAAAGGCGTCTGATGACCTTAAGCGCATGATAACCGATGGCCTTAAGGCTGCGGGCCTTAAGTTTGACGGTGCCGATGCCTATGTAACACCGCGCCGCCTTGCGCTTAATGTCACAAACCTTCCTGTCAGTACCCCTGATGTGCGCGAGGAACGCCGCGGCCCGCGTGCAGATGCGCCCGAAAAAGCGATCGAAGGCTTCCTGCGCGGTGCTGGTGTGGCGCGCGATGCCTGCGAAGAACGCGAAACACCAAAGGGTACGTTCCTTTTCGCGGTCATTGAAAAGAAGGGTAAGCAAACAGCCGAGGTCGTTGCAGACCTGCTAGCGGATACAATCAAAAACTTCCCATGGCCCAAGTCACAGCGCTGGGGCAGCGGAATGTTAAAATGGGTGCGCCCATTGCATTCAATCCTGTGCATTCTTGACGGTGAAACTATCGATCTTGAAGTTGAAGGCATCAAATCTGGTAACACCACATCGGGCCACCGTTTTATGGCGCCGGACGAGCTCACAGTTACTGACTTTGCTGACTATAAGGCAAAATTGCTTGAGCATAAGGTCATGCTGGACGCTGGTGAGCGTGCGGAACTTATTGAAGCGAAGGCGAAAGAACTGGCAGCAGCGAAAGGCCTTGAATGGGTTGAAGATCGCGGTTTGTTGGCAGAGGTCGCTGGGCTTATCGAATGGCCAGTGCCCCTGATGGGCGGGTTCGATCCAAGCTTCATGGAAGTGCCTGAGGAAGTTTTGATCCTGACCATGAAAAAGGATCAGAAATATTTCGTAACCCGTGATCCGAACACCGGCAAACTTGCGCCGTATTTTATCACGGTTGCCAATATCGAACCATCTGACGGCGGCGATGCGGTAGCAGCCGGGAACGAACGCGTTCTATCAGCACGGCTTTCAGACGCGAAATTCTTCTGGGATCAGGATTTGAAAGGCAAGCTGGATCATAATCTGGATGCCCTTAAGGAAATCGTATTCCACAAAGATTTGGGCAGCGTTCATGACCGCGTTGAGCGCATGAAAAAACTGGCGCGTTATCTTGCTAATTTCATTCCGGGCTGTGACGCGGACGCGGCGGAACGCGCAGCCGAGCTTGCGAAAGCAGACCTTGTTTCCAACATGGTCTATGAGTTCCCTGAAGTACAGGGTGCGATGGGCCGTTATTATGCGCTGAAGCAGGGCGAAAGCGATGCGGTTGCCGATGCAATCAAGGATCATTATTCACCGCTTGGCCCGAATGACGAATGCCCAACAGCGCCAGTTTCTGTTGCCGTAGCGTTAGCCGAAAAACTCGATACATTAGTTAGCTTTTTTGCGATTGATCAGAAACCCACAGGCTCAAAAGATCCATTCGCATTGCGTAGAGCTGCACTTGGGGTAATTCGTTTAATTACTGAGAATGAGCTTCGTTTGAGTAATAAGAGTATAATTGAAATAGCGTATAATACATACAGCAAGTTTGATAATAATGACGAATCTCCAACAGCATGGGGCCATGGTGAAGTTTTAGAAACTGATGATGTCGGACGAACTAAGGTAAGGCATGCACCACTTACAGAGTTTATTCAATTAAATGATGTTCAAATCGGGCTTCTATCATTTTTCGCTGATCGTCTGAAGGTTCAGCAACGGGAAAAGGGTATCCGTCACGATTTGATCGATGCTGTATTTGCAAACGGTGATGATGATTTGGTTCGCGTATTGAACCGCGTAAATGCTCTAACGGCTTTCCTTGATACCGATGATGGTGTCAACTTGCTCGCGGGTTACAAACGTGCAGCAAACATCCTGAAGATCGAAGAGAAAAAGGATGATCGTGCGTACGATGGTGCGATTGAGGTTGATCGCCTTGAAAGCGCGGAAGAGAAAACCCTCGCTGACGCACTAAGGGTAAATGGTGATGCCGCAAAAACAGCGCTTGAAGGAGAAGATTTCGAGGGCGCGATGGCAGCGCTTGCGAAACTGCGCGCACCGATCGATGCCTTCTTTGACGCCGTTATTGTGAACGCTGATGATAAAGACATTCGTAAAAATCGCCTGAATATTCTGAATGCGATCCGGGGTGCTGTGAACGCCGTTGCGGATTTCGAGAAAATCGAAGGTTAGATAATTTAATTCAAGTAAGAAAAAGTTAGGTTTTTTCGGATAGGTGTGGGTGCTTATCACTTTAGTGGGCAAATAGATTTAATTTTTTAATGCATTCCATTTGATGGATAAAAGGACGCTCTAAAATGACGAAATGGGTTTATAGCTTCGGCGGCGGCAGTGCAGATGGTCGCGCGGATATGAAAAACCTTCTTGGTGGCAAGGGTGCGAACCTCGCTGAAATGGCATCCCTTGGCCTTCCGGTTCCTCCGGGCCTTACGATCACCACCGAGGTTTGTACCTATTATTATGATAATGGGCGTCAATATCCGGCAGAACTGGAAGCGCAGGTGAATGATGCGCTGAAGGCGGTGGAAGCAAGCGTTGGTGCCAAGTTTGGTGACAGCGATAACCCATTGTTGGTTTCAGTGCGCTCGGGCGCGCGGGTATCCATGCCGGGCATGATGGATACGGTTTTGAACCTTGGTCTGAATGATGAAACGGTTCAGGGGTTAGCGAGAAACTCAGGCAACGAGCGCTTCGCATGGGATAGCTATCGCCGGTTCATTCAGATGTATTCAGACGTGGTTTTGGGCGTTGATCATTACCATTTTGAAGAACTGATCGAAATCCACAAGGAAGAAAAAGGCGTTGATCTGGATACGGATCTGGACGCTGATGATTGGCGCGAACTTGCGGGTAAATTTAAAGCCAAAACCGAAGAAGAGCTTGGCCGCCCGTTCCCACTTGATGTCAAGGAACAGCTTTGGGGCGCGATTGGCGCCGTGTTCGGTAGCTGGCGCATTGAACGCGCGAAGGTTTACCGCAAACTCAACAATATCCCCGAAGCGTGGGGTACTGCCGTAAACGTGCAGGCCATGGTCTTTGGTAATATGGGTGAAACGTCTGCAACCGGTGTTGCCTTCACCCGTGATCCATCGACAGGCGAAAACGAATATTACGGCGAATATCTGATTAACGCGCAGGGCGAGGATGTGGTGGCGGGGATCCGCACACCGCAGAACCTGACCAAACGTGCGCGCGAAAAGGCGGGGGCAACTGCGCCCTCAATGGAAGAAAGCATGCCGGATGTTTACGGCCAGCTTGCGGATGTTTTCGCCAAGCTTGAGAAGCATTACCGCGACATGCAGGATATCGAATTTACGGTTCAAAACGGCAAATTATGGATGCTTCAGACCCGCGCGGGTAAACGGACCGCGAAGGCTGCGCTTAAGATTGCGGTTGAAATGGTTGCTGAAGGCCTGATCGACGAGGAAACAGCTGTGATGCGTGTTGAGCCGGGTGCTTTGGACCAGCTTCTTCACCCTACGCTTGATCCTGATGCACCGCGCGATATTTTAACGCGTGGCCTTCCTGCATCACCGGGTGCAGCTTCTGGTATTGTGGTGTTTGACGCCGACACGGCAGAAGAAAAAGCAAAAGCGGGTGAGGCCGTGATCCTGTGCCGGATTGAAACCAGCCCTGAAGATATTCACGGTATGCACGCAGCGAAGGGCATTTTGACCGCGCGCGGCGGTATGACAAGCCACGCAGCCGTCGTTGCCCGCGGAATGGGTCGCCCGTGCGTATCGGGTGCTGGCCAAATCCGCATCGATGGTAAGGCCGGTGTGATGACCTGTATGGGCCGTGAGATCAAGGCCGGCGATATTATCACCATTGATGGTGGTTCCGGTGAAGTGATGATCGGTGAAGTGAAAACTCTTCAACCGGAGCTTGCTGGTGATTTCGCAAGCCTAATGGTATGGGCGGACAAATACCGCAAATTGAAGGTTCGCACGAACGCGGACACACCAACCGATACATCAGCGGCGCGTGAGTTCGGCGCGGAAGGTATTGGCCTTTGCCGGACCGAGCATATGTTCTTTGAGGGTGAGCGGATTATTGCCGTACGCCAGATGATTTTGGCAGAAGACCTGAAGGGCCGCAAGGAAGCCCTTGCGAAACTACTTCCAATGCAAAAGGGTGATTTTGAAGAGATTTTCAAGATCATGCGCGGCCTTCCGGTAACGATCCGTCTTTTGGACCCGCCGCTTCACGAGTTCCTACCGCGTGAAGATGACGAGTTCGAAGATGTCGCAAACGCGATCGGCATGGATGTGAAGAAGCTGAAACAGCGTGCAAACGAGTTGCATGAATTTAACCCGATGCTTGGTCACCGTGGTTGCCGCCTTGGTATCACATATCCAGAGATTTATGAGATGCAGGCAAGGGCGATTTTTGAAGCGGCGCTTGCTGTTGAAGCTGACACAGGTGAAACCGTTGTACCTGAGATTATGATCCCACTTGTGGCGACCGAAAGCGAGCTTGCGATCCTGCGCGGCAAGGTAGAGGCTGTAGCCGAGGAAGTATTCGCAGAAAAAGGCGCGAAGGTTGATTATATGGTTGGGACCATGATCGAGCTTCCGCGTGCTGCGATAGCGGCAAACAAGATCGCTAATTCCGCGGACTTTTTCTCGTTCGGAACCAATGATCTGACGCAAACCGCGATTGGGATCAGCCGTGATGACGCGGGCCGTTTCCTTGACCAGTATGTGAAGATGGATATTTTTGCGCAGGATCCGTTTGTATCGATTGACATAGACGGTGTTGGCGAGCTTGTGAAACTGGGCGCTGAGCGTGGTCGTTCGACCAAAGCTGACCTCAAGCTTGGTATCTGCGGTGAGCACGGCGGTGATCCGGCGTCTGTAGAGTTCTGCCATAATGTTGGTTTGGATTATGTATCCTGTTCGCCGTTCCGTGTTCCGATTGCGCGCCTTGCAGCGGCACAGGCGGCGTTAAAGGATCGTTAAGTCCTTTGTTGTAAAACCTGACCTCAGGGTTTAAGCCTTTATATTTGCTGCCAATATTATGATGTGTTGGCAGCAATTTTAACCGAAATATTTATCAGAGCGCGCTTGGGGGCGGGACAAACATGTGGCGGATAAGTTCGTGATAGATGCACTTAGTATTGGGGATATTCCTTCAAGGCATCCTGTTGCTGTATTTGCGGAAAAATGGCCAACCTTCCCAAAGGCCAATGGCGCTGCATTGTGGGAAAACTTTACACCATTAACCTGTGCTTCAGTTCTTCCGTGGGCGAGTGTTATTGAACGCGCTGAACGTGACGGTAAAACCATCCACCGTATGAAACTTCAGGGCAGTGAAGTTGAAAAAATGGCGGGAAAAAATGCCCAGGGAACTGCGCTTGAGGATGTTTTAGCCACAGAAGCACTTTCGGAACGCCTGCGTGAATTCAACGAACTGATTGCAAACCCAGGCTATATGCTTTCCCATACAGTGATCCCTTTTGAAGGCCGAGAATTCATTAATGTATATCGTGGAATATTTGCCTTCACATCGACAAATGATGCGGTGGATAAAATCGTTATGATTACCGGTGCTGAGAGTACAGAAATTTGAAGCTAATTTTTTGTTTGTGACAGTAACACACCGGAAAGCCAGAATTCTAGCTACCTAAAAATAGAAAAAACAAAATAGCTGCCGCGGCAGTTGCACCTAAAACTATGAGCTTTTGTTTTTCTGATTTGCTCATTTCCTTGTGCGATGATTGTTTTTTACGCTTAGCCATGTCGTCCCTCCGATGTAACTAACCTCTTTATATTCATGATCATGCTATATTTTTATACAGGCCCGCAACCCTTTGATTAAATTGCAGGATTATAAGACATCGTTACTGATCAGAGGGGGCTGTTATTTCTATGGCTACATCGTCAGCGGTGAAGGTAGCGTCGTCCTTCAAATATTCCAATCGGACAAACCCAATAGCTGTTGTACCGCATGCACTATGTGTTTCACCGATTGTTTTTCCAGCATCGTTTAATATAGCAACACCCTCTGCGATCGGGGCTTCTTTGCTATTAAGGGTAACAAGGCTTTTCTTTATACTTGTTCGGTGTTTCATTCTGGCAGTCAGTTCCTGGCCCACATAACAGCCTTTATCAAAATCAACGCCGTTTAACTTGTCTGCATTGGTTTCAAGCCAGAAATATTTCTCTGTTTTCATATCACGGCTGGCATCTGGAACGGTATTTTGAATGCGAAGCTTTTCGTAATCTTCAAATGACATAGCTGAAACGGATAGGGCGCTCTCAGTAATAACCCGTTTGCCGAGCGCGCTAGACCTAGGGTCCGTGAAAATCGGAGCTTCTGAAATATCAGAATAGTCTTCATTGTCACTCACGACAGCCCAAACATTAAGGGCTTCACTTTCGTCAATAATATCAACGTCTGCCCGTAATTTATACATTGTGAGGCGGCGAACCAGATCGTCCTTCCGCGCGTGTTCGATATCCAGCAATAAGTCGTCATTATCGGCAATAATGATCATATCAAATAGATATTTACCCTGGGGCGTTAGCAAACCAGCGTAAACGGCGTCACTGGTTGTGGCACGGTTTACATCATTTGTTATCAAGCCTTGCAGGAACGTGTGAATATCGCTCCCCTTCAGTCGGAGAACTGATCTATTCTCTAATTTAATACCGCGTGATGCCATGACCTGAACCTTTGACCCAATGAAAAATACTGAAGGATAGGAAATAAAACTTTTGCCAATTATTTCAAGCCTTGTTGTTTTATCGACCGTTGAATTGTTTGGAACTGCTGTGTCTGCTTAGGGCCGGATTTCTATCAGGCTTATCCGTTGGAAAACTGTAATAGATATTATATATACCGCCAATATATAGTGTCAGTATATGCGGCTGATGTTAGGCTTTTGGAATAAAGATGGCTGATATTGTTGGATATTCATTGTGGGGCATACTGTTTGGCATTCTGGTCTCTGCCCCTGTTGGTCCGGTTAATATCATATGCCTGAAAAGGAGCCTGTCAGGTAAAGCGCTGGAAGCAACGATCATAGGTTTTGGCGCCGCTATCGCAGATACATTTTATGCTGGCCTTGCTGCATTTGGTTTGGGGGCGGTTCACAAGCTTTTCATGGCTTATGAAGTTTGGTTCATTGGTTTTGGGGCAGTGATTATGGCGGCTTTCGCATTTCATACATGGCGATCTGACCCGCATATTGATCAAACACATTCTAGCACGCAAAGTTCCAAGGGAATGAAAAGTAGCCTTATGGCTAGCTTTTCACTGACGATCGCAAACCCCGGTGTCTTTATTGGTTTTCTGGGGCTTTTTAGCTTGGCAGGGTTAGGCGATTTTACGGCTGGTACGACTGCGCGCTACCTTGAAGGAGGCATGTTGTGCCTTGGTGTGATTATCGGAAGTATGATTTGGTGGGCATTTCTGGGGCTTGTGGGTAGCCATTTCAGTTCAAAAATTAGTGATGCGACACTTGTTAAAATTAACAGGGTTTTTGCCATTATTATTGGCTTTTTTGCCCTTTCAGCGCTTACACGGGCAATCTTTTGAACAGTAAAAAATCCCATTTACTGTATTTTTTGTGAAATAAGGCATGATTTCAAGCATTTGGCCACTTTTGAGTGCTTGATCATCTGGAAAGGCAACAGTATAGTCTTTCGCGAGAAGTGATTTGAAACCATTGGCTGTCATGATCAAGTCGCGTTTATTTGTGTCGGGAACCCCTAACCCGCTAGAGGGAGCAAAAATTATGTCCGAGAGTTTCGGCAAAAAAGTCGCAATTATTTCTGCTGTTACACTATTGCTTGCAGCTTGTTCTAAAGACAATAATGTTGATGAGAGTACATCAGGTGTCGATAACACACCTCCGGTTGTAGAAGAAACAACGAATACTGGCCCTGAGACTGTTGCTCCTAAGCCGTATGATCCACTAACAGGAACAGAGTTACGCGATCTTGAAGCGTATGCTGGCGGCGACCGTGTTTATTTTGAATATGATAGCTCTGAGCTTAATGCGAATGCACGTGAGACATTAGCGAAGCAAGCGCAGTGGTTACAAGGCAAGCGCATTAATCTTACCATCGAAGGTCACTGTGACGAACGCGGTACACGCGAATATAACCTTGCACTTGGTGAGCGCCGTGCAACTGCGGTTAAAAACTATCTTGTGACGCTCGGTGTTCCAGCATCACGCCTTAGCACAATCAGTTACGGTAAAGAGCGCCCAGTGAGCGCGGGCAACCACGGCCAAAACCGTCGCGGTGTTCTGACTTTTAACTAAGACTACAATCTGGTTACGAAATTTAGCCCTGTCCCAAGGTAGTTGGGGCGGGGTTTTTTATACCATTTACACAGAAATGGGCGAACTGTTCGTTTTTTAGCCGTTTTTTGATTGCACATTAGATGCGAAAGAAACTAAGACGATACTAGTATCTATAAGGTAGGGAGAAGGTCGTGCGGAACCTGTCATTTGTGATCATATGGTGTGTGGGTATTTCCATCGTTGGGGGAGTGTCTCCCGTTTATGGGCAAGACACAGCAAAGAAAATTGACCGGATTGAGCGGCAACTCCGCGCACTTCAGCGCCGTGTTTTTGGCACAAACGGCGGCAATATTGATGCGGCGCAGCAGGAATTTGGTAATCCGGCGCAGCCTGCGCAGCAGGGCAGTAATACAACGCGTATCGTTGCCGATATGTCAGTTAAGATTTCTGCTGTAGAGAAACAGTTGCGTATTTTAACGGGCCGTCTTGAAGAACTGGAATATCGTCAACGCCAATTGGAAGAAGCGTTGGAAGCCGTTCAAAAGGACACTGACTTAAAAATCAATGACCTCAAGCAATCAAATGCACTACCACGGAATTCTAATTCAAATCGATCAGCTAACAATGTAACAGATGCTGGCCGAACGCCCGTAAACCCTGAACCTATTGCACCTGCGATCGAGCTTCCTGCGGGTGATCCTGCGGTGCAGTATGATTATGCGTTCAGCCTGATCCGTCAAAACGATCTGGATAGCGGCTTGATCGCCATGGAAAAGTTTTTGGCAGCAAATCCGGGCGATAGCCGTACTGGCAACGCCAAATACTGGATTGGACGTATTCATTACCTTCAAAAACGGCCAGGGCAGGCCGCTCAAAGCTTTTTGAAATTGATCGAAGAGCACCCCAATCACCCGCGCAGGCCCGATGCGCTTGTTGACCTCGCGGAGACATTGATCAATCTGGATAGTTCCTCGGACGCCTGTAATGCTCTGGCGGAGTTTGAGCGAAGCGCGTCTGGCGTTAGCAACAGGCTTCGTGACCGTGCGGTCCGCGTATCTGGCCGCGCTAAATGTAGTTAACCATGACTACCGCTCAGAGGAACAGATGATGACTGCCCCCGAGAAGGGACCTCGATTATTTTCCTCTGATGATCTTGCGGCTCAGTTACAGGCATTAGGAATATGTTCGGATAGCGAAAGGCTTGCTGTAGCGGTATCTGGCGGTGCGGATAGCCTCGCTTTAGCATTAATGGTATCCGAAATTGCGCCTATTGTTGGCTTGACGGTTGATCACCAATTGCGCGGTGAAAGCGCGGATGAAGCCGACTATGTGCATTCACTTCTGACTAAGCACGATATCGAGCATCATATCCTGCGTTGGAATGGGGTAAAGCCAGAAAGCAACCTTCAGGCCGAAGCAAGGGAAGCCCGCTATGAATTGCTGGAAAATTGGTGCCGTGACAATGGGATTGATCACCTTTTAACAGCGCATCATATGAATGATCAGGCAGAAACGTTTCTGTTGCGCTTGGCACGTGGGAGCGGAGTTTATGGATTGGCATCGATTGAACCGGTATCATTGGGTTTGACCAATAAAAATATTAAGATCGTCAGGCCGCTATTGAATTTCAGCAAAGATGGTCTGAAAGAGTATCTGACAAAGCGAAATATTGAGTGGATAGATGACCCCAGTAATGAAAAGGAACAATTTAACCGGGTGAAGGTGCGTCGTTTCCTGGAAAACCCTATGCTGGATGGTTTTACGCCTGAACGTTTGGCCGCGACAGCGAATCATTTCGCGCGTACCCGCGATGCTTTGCGCTTTTATGAGGCAGAATGGGTGTCGAGGCATGTAGTATTTGATAAATTTGGTTGTGTCTCCTTTAAAGCATCATCGCTCAAGGTCGCGCCTGAAGAAATTATATTAAGAGGGTTGGGGGGGCTAATCCGGCGTGTTTCAGGAAACCTGTATGCCCCGCGTTTTGAAAAGCTTTATCGCCTCTATGATACTCTTAGAACGAATGACACGTTTTCGGGCCAAACGCTGATGGGGACAGAAATCACGCTTTCAGATGACGAAACCCTGATTAGCCGGGAAAATAGCCATATTACTGATAGGGTTACGGTCGAAGGAGGCGGCGAATATATCTGGGACAATCGTTTTTCGCTGACAGTTTCAACCTCCAATATTTCATCGGAAACCGATAATTATCCGTACTATATTAGTAAGCTGGGTGAAGACGGATGGCGGGAACTTCTACAAAAATTTCCTGAGGTACGGGAAAATGCAGTTGTGGCAAAGCTTCCACACAGGGTGAAATTGTCGCTACCTGCTGTTTTTGATGCTTCTGGATTGCGTGCAGTACCGCATTTAGAGTACAGTGATTTGGAAAATATTAAGATCAGTGTGTCTTTAATAAATGGCGCTTTGTCGAAAAAGTGACAAATAAATAACGATAACCCCTTGCACCTTTTTGGAATGAGCTTATTTCTTGTCCAAAGGGAATATTTGGGTAGCGAGTATTATAAGGCTCTGATAGAGACTGCAACTATTGATCGCAGATGTGATAAAAGCAGCATACCAGAGTATAGAAAGGCAATAGAACGTGAACAGTTTGATGCGTAATGCACTAATGTGGGCAGTTATTATTCTTGTGCTGCTTGTACTGTTTCAACAATTTAATAGCGGCTCGGGTAGTTCGGATGAAATACCGTACACTCAGTTCATCGAAGAGATCAAGGCAGGTAATGTTGCCAAGGTCGAAATCGAAGGACAGGATGTTTCTGGTACGCTTACAAGCGGTGAGGAATTTAGTGCTGTCAAACCTATCTTCCACGAAAATCTTTACGAACTTCTTTCGGCAAATAATGTCAATTATACTGAGAAGAAGGTTGATCAGAGTTTTCTGACAACTGCTTTGATTTCTTGGCTTCCGTTTATTTTGCTGATTGGTGTCTGGATATTCTTCATGCGTCAAATGCAAGGCAAAGGCGGCGGTGGCGGCGC encodes:
- a CDS encoding glycine--tRNA ligase subunit alpha, translated to MSTSVSSASKTAMPFQKMILTLQEYWARPENGGCVILQPYDMEMGAGTFHTATTLKTLGPEPWNAAFVQPCRRPTDGRYGENPNRLQHYYQFQVVLKPSPANMQDLYLGSLKAIGIDADLHDIRFVEDDWESPTLGAWGLGWEIWCDGMEVSQYTYFQQMGGFDCKPVAGELTYGLERLAMFVQGVDNVYDLDYNGAGVTYGDVFLENEKQQSAFNFEHANTEKLFRDFAEAQDECAKLLEAKLPLPAYEQCIRASHTFNLLDARGVISVTERQAYIGRVRDLAKGCCDVWIEKNEDRWKNDYGWEK
- the glyS gene encoding glycine--tRNA ligase subunit beta; translation: MADLLIELFSEEIPARMQKKASDDLKRMITDGLKAAGLKFDGADAYVTPRRLALNVTNLPVSTPDVREERRGPRADAPEKAIEGFLRGAGVARDACEERETPKGTFLFAVIEKKGKQTAEVVADLLADTIKNFPWPKSQRWGSGMLKWVRPLHSILCILDGETIDLEVEGIKSGNTTSGHRFMAPDELTVTDFADYKAKLLEHKVMLDAGERAELIEAKAKELAAAKGLEWVEDRGLLAEVAGLIEWPVPLMGGFDPSFMEVPEEVLILTMKKDQKYFVTRDPNTGKLAPYFITVANIEPSDGGDAVAAGNERVLSARLSDAKFFWDQDLKGKLDHNLDALKEIVFHKDLGSVHDRVERMKKLARYLANFIPGCDADAAERAAELAKADLVSNMVYEFPEVQGAMGRYYALKQGESDAVADAIKDHYSPLGPNDECPTAPVSVAVALAEKLDTLVSFFAIDQKPTGSKDPFALRRAALGVIRLITENELRLSNKSIIEIAYNTYSKFDNNDESPTAWGHGEVLETDDVGRTKVRHAPLTEFIQLNDVQIGLLSFFADRLKVQQREKGIRHDLIDAVFANGDDDLVRVLNRVNALTAFLDTDDGVNLLAGYKRAANILKIEEKKDDRAYDGAIEVDRLESAEEKTLADALRVNGDAAKTALEGEDFEGAMAALAKLRAPIDAFFDAVIVNADDKDIRKNRLNILNAIRGAVNAVADFEKIEG
- the ppdK gene encoding pyruvate, phosphate dikinase — its product is MTKWVYSFGGGSADGRADMKNLLGGKGANLAEMASLGLPVPPGLTITTEVCTYYYDNGRQYPAELEAQVNDALKAVEASVGAKFGDSDNPLLVSVRSGARVSMPGMMDTVLNLGLNDETVQGLARNSGNERFAWDSYRRFIQMYSDVVLGVDHYHFEELIEIHKEEKGVDLDTDLDADDWRELAGKFKAKTEEELGRPFPLDVKEQLWGAIGAVFGSWRIERAKVYRKLNNIPEAWGTAVNVQAMVFGNMGETSATGVAFTRDPSTGENEYYGEYLINAQGEDVVAGIRTPQNLTKRAREKAGATAPSMEESMPDVYGQLADVFAKLEKHYRDMQDIEFTVQNGKLWMLQTRAGKRTAKAALKIAVEMVAEGLIDEETAVMRVEPGALDQLLHPTLDPDAPRDILTRGLPASPGAASGIVVFDADTAEEKAKAGEAVILCRIETSPEDIHGMHAAKGILTARGGMTSHAAVVARGMGRPCVSGAGQIRIDGKAGVMTCMGREIKAGDIITIDGGSGEVMIGEVKTLQPELAGDFASLMVWADKYRKLKVRTNADTPTDTSAAREFGAEGIGLCRTEHMFFEGERIIAVRQMILAEDLKGRKEALAKLLPMQKGDFEEIFKIMRGLPVTIRLLDPPLHEFLPREDDEFEDVANAIGMDVKKLKQRANELHEFNPMLGHRGCRLGITYPEIYEMQARAIFEAALAVEADTGETVVPEIMIPLVATESELAILRGKVEAVAEEVFAEKGAKVDYMVGTMIELPRAAIAANKIANSADFFSFGTNDLTQTAIGISRDDAGRFLDQYVKMDIFAQDPFVSIDIDGVGELVKLGAERGRSTKADLKLGICGEHGGDPASVEFCHNVGLDYVSCSPFRVPIARLAAAQAALKDR
- a CDS encoding folate-binding protein YgfZ — its product is MASRGIKLENRSVLRLKGSDIHTFLQGLITNDVNRATTSDAVYAGLLTPQGKYLFDMIIIADNDDLLLDIEHARKDDLVRRLTMYKLRADVDIIDESEALNVWAVVSDNEDYSDISEAPIFTDPRSSALGKRVITESALSVSAMSFEDYEKLRIQNTVPDASRDMKTEKYFWLETNADKLNGVDFDKGCYVGQELTARMKHRTSIKKSLVTLNSKEAPIAEGVAILNDAGKTIGETHSACGTTAIGFVRLEYLKDDATFTADDVAIEITAPSDQ
- a CDS encoding LysE family translocator; protein product: MADIVGYSLWGILFGILVSAPVGPVNIICLKRSLSGKALEATIIGFGAAIADTFYAGLAAFGLGAVHKLFMAYEVWFIGFGAVIMAAFAFHTWRSDPHIDQTHSSTQSSKGMKSSLMASFSLTIANPGVFIGFLGLFSLAGLGDFTAGTTARYLEGGMLCLGVIIGSMIWWAFLGLVGSHFSSKISDATLVKINRVFAIIIGFFALSALTRAIF
- a CDS encoding OmpA family protein; amino-acid sequence: MSESFGKKVAIISAVTLLLAACSKDNNVDESTSGVDNTPPVVEETTNTGPETVAPKPYDPLTGTELRDLEAYAGGDRVYFEYDSSELNANARETLAKQAQWLQGKRINLTIEGHCDERGTREYNLALGERRATAVKNYLVTLGVPASRLSTISYGKERPVSAGNHGQNRRGVLTFN
- a CDS encoding tetratricopeptide repeat protein, which produces MRNLSFVIIWCVGISIVGGVSPVYGQDTAKKIDRIERQLRALQRRVFGTNGGNIDAAQQEFGNPAQPAQQGSNTTRIVADMSVKISAVEKQLRILTGRLEELEYRQRQLEEALEAVQKDTDLKINDLKQSNALPRNSNSNRSANNVTDAGRTPVNPEPIAPAIELPAGDPAVQYDYAFSLIRQNDLDSGLIAMEKFLAANPGDSRTGNAKYWIGRIHYLQKRPGQAAQSFLKLIEEHPNHPRRPDALVDLAETLINLDSSSDACNALAEFERSASGVSNRLRDRAVRVSGRAKCS